In Onthophagus taurus isolate NC chromosome 6, IU_Otau_3.0, whole genome shotgun sequence, a genomic segment contains:
- the LOC111424313 gene encoding probable pseudouridine-5'-phosphatase: MRNNIINYTKNFYNKSFRRATHVIFDMDGLILDTECIYTKVISDIAQKFGKQYTKNVRIKLLGTVEADSSKIAVQEMQLPITWEEFREEFSLKSSIQLRKCPLMPGAEKLIRHLKANKVPIAIATSSTQESMEYKTEHLKSFFDLFDHKVCGGSDPEVRQGKPAPDIFLVCAKRFPDKPHPEKCLVLEDAPNGARGAIDAGMQCVIVPDQDVPHDLCNHATQIIPSLKYIRPEHFGLPPFTS, encoded by the exons ATGAgaaacaatattattaattacacaaaaaacTTCTATAACAAATCATTTAGAAGGGCTACGCACGTTATTTTCGATATGGATGGACTTATATTGG ataCTGAATGCATTTATACGAAGGTTATTAGCGATATTGCTcaaaaatttggaaaacaATACACCAAAAATGTTCGGATTAAATTACTTGGAACCGTTGAAGCCGATAGTAGTAAAATAGCCGTTCAAGAGATGCAATTACCCATTACATGGGAAGAGTTTCGAGaagaattttcattaaaatcaagTATTCAATTGAGGAAATGTCCACTTATGCCCG gaGCGGAAAAATTAATTCGTCACTTAAAAGCTAATAAAGTCCCCATAGCAATAGCAACATCATCAACACAAGAAAGCATGGAATATAAAACAGAAcacttaaaaagttttttcgaTTTGTTTGATCATAAAGTTTGTGGTGGATCAGATCCAGAAGTGCGCCAAGGAAAACCAGCACctgatatatttttagtttgcGCAAAACGATTTCCTGATAAACCCCACCCAGAAAAATGTTTAGTTTTGGAGGATGCTCCAAATGGGGCGAGAGGTGCAATCGACGCTGGTATGCAATGTGTTATAGTTCCAGATCAAGATGTTCCTCACGATTTATGTAATCATGCTACTCAAATTATCCCTTCACTCAAATATATAAGGCCTGAACACTTCGGATTACCACCTTTCACTTCATAA
- the LOC111424381 gene encoding uncharacterized protein, with protein sequence MATKTKTGICAITTTVVAFLFILIAFCTPYWLVNDGKIPDPQFIKIGLWEVCFNNFKEFKHQYDTKFLGCWWVFEEEYYIIHDFLLPAFFIATQFFFTLCMTLLLVAAFLTWMYCFCSRDHDKYLLLLLTIGSDLVLAGFFGTVSCLIFGSNGDRRDWMPYWEHNDLGWSFGLACVGSLLLFPAGAMFLVEARRVRYRKLEASRPSLQYQMDERKPHHSQMY encoded by the exons ATGGCAACTAAAACCAAAACGGGTATTTGTGCTATTACAACCACCGTAGTTgcatttttattcatattaaTCGCTTTTTGTACCCCTTATTGGCTCGTAAATGATGGAAAAATTCCCGATCCacaattcattaaaattg GTTTATGGGAAgtgtgttttaataatttcaaagaatttaaGCACCAATATGATACAAAATTCTTAGGGTGCTGGTGGGTTTTTGAAGAAGAATACTACATCATCCATGATTTTCTTTTACCAGCATTCTTTATTGCCACCCAATTCTTTTTCACCCTTTGCATGACTTTATTATTAGTTGCCGCGTTTTTAACATGGATGTATTGTTTTTGTAGTCGCGATCAtgataaatatttacttttattattaacaattggatCAGATTTAGTTTTGGCTGGTTTCTTTGGAACCGTTTCTTGCTTAATTTTTGGGTCAAATGGTGACCGACGAGATTGGATGCCTTATTGGGAACATAATGATTTAGGGTGGTCGTTTGGTTTAGCTTGTGTTGGTTCATTATTGTTATTCCCAGCAGGGGCTATGTTTTTAGTGGAAGCTAGACGAGTTAGATATCGAAAATTAGAAGCGTCAAGACCATCTTTACAATATCAAATGGATGAACGTAAACCACATCATTCacaaatgtattaa
- the LOC111424314 gene encoding NADH dehydrogenase [ubiquinone] 1 alpha subcomplex subunit 2, whose amino-acid sequence MGSKALKFGSRLKELRLHLCQRGETSKGAREFVEKFYVGIKSQNPTFPILVRECSSVEPKLWARYEKGKETSVSLKNMSAEDIYTKLEQVAK is encoded by the exons atgggtTCTAAAGCTTTGAAGTTTGGTTCAAGATTAAAGGAATTAAGATTACATTTGTGCCAACGCGGTGAAACAAGCAAAGGGGCGCG agAATTTGTTGAGAAGTTTTATGTTGGAATTAAGAGTCAAAACCCTACTTTTCCTATATTAGTTAGGGAATGTTCAAGTGTAGAACCCAAACTTTGGGCGAGATATG aaaaGGGTAAAGAAACTagtgtttcattaaaaaatatgtccGCGGAGgatatttatacaaaattagaACAGGtagcaaaataa